In the genome of Botrytis cinerea B05.10 chromosome 5, complete sequence, one region contains:
- the Bcstu2 gene encoding Bcstu2 produces the protein MAEQEEDFSSLPLPDRFQHKIWKVRKAAYEDAAKQFEITPDEHDPVFKPFLNDPGLWKGAVADSNVAAQQDGIAALCAFLKFGGREHCTRTRSHTLTSLVEKGLSSTRAATKASALEALLLYVELDVAAPVIEELLPALSHKQPKIIAATVTAITAIYHEYGCKTVDPKPVLKVLPKPFGHADKNVRAEATKLAIEFYRWLREAMKPMFWGDLKPTQQTDMEAQFEKIKGEPAPKQERFLRSQQAAMSRAPPPGEGGAEEEDELEAEGVEIDAFDLAEPQDVLSKVPANFHEQLASSKWKERKEALEALYTCVNVPRIKDADFGLIVHGLAKCMKDANIAVVTQAAQCVEVLAQGLRKGFAKYRSVIQSPIMERLKEKKASVSDALGAALDQVFAATSLTECLEETLEFLKHKNPQVKEGTVKFLIRSLRTTRDAPSKAEVTQISEAAKKLLAESSEVLRSSGAEVLGTIMKIMGERAMGPHLEGLDDIRKTKIKEFFDTAEVKAKDKPKPPPAPVAPKAAPAAGPKKMVKKAVAKKPPPPPSQYAQQAPLEPQPTARSAAGLKKPGGLGLKPPGKKVVPPALASPKRNAPSPVPIEEEAPPPPRVGLGRGPAGRSLAKAPSANAAPPMSSMSPPPDAGLTALEKAELEELRLDKDRLLRQADEMRQERSRLFSEIQELKNQNAQLIEDHTRDVLSIKAKETQLVRSRADAETAEAMCAQLRREQNRLKHALSAAERASNHSPSRGLSSPVRDGAHDEVGSHRESMYGAPSDSGRQDYRSRPRMSITSSIGEDNSNGAGPYGRNMLSPDLEPASNGRSSAASGSGRASPAPPSYTSDRMSRTGSIPSGNGTGVESWKRAAEVTSALKAKIELMKARQNISKH, from the exons ATGGcagagcaagaagaagatttcagttctctccctctcccagaTAGATTTCAACATAAG ATATGGAAAGTAAGAAAGGCAGCATATGAAGATGCAGCGAAACAATTCGAAATCACTCCAGATGAACATGACCCAGTATTTAAACCATTTCTTAACGACCCTGGATTATGGAAGGGGGCGGTGGCAGATTCGAACGTTGCGGCACAACAAGATGGTATCGCGGCACTATGCGCTTTCTTAAAGTTTGGTGGGCGTGAACATTGTACCAGGACCCGAAGTCATACGTTAACTTCCTTGGTCGAGAAGGGATTAAGTTCAACAAGAGCTGCTACAAAAGCTTCTGCGCTTGAAGCCCTATTGCTATATGTCGAATTGGATGTAGCCGCCCCTGTCATCGAAGAGCTTCTTCCCGCATTGTCGCACAAACAACCAAAGATCATCGCAGCGACGGTAACTGCAATAACTGCCATATATCATGAATACGGATGCAAGACGGTGGATCCTAAGCCTGTTCTCAAAGTTCTTCCAAAACCATTCGGTCATGCAGATAAGAATGTACGTGCAGAAGCTACGAAATTGGCTATTGAGTTTTATAGATGGTTACGAGAGGCCATGAAACCAATGTTCTGGGGGGATCTTAAACCTACACAGCAGACTGATATGGAAGCCCAAttcgaaaagatcaaggGGGAGCCAGCGCCGAAACAAGAACGATTCCTCAGGTCACAACAAGCAGCAATGTCTAGGGCACCTCCCCCAGGCGAAGGTGGTGcagaagaggaggatgaatTAGAGGCTGAAGGTGTTGAGATTGATGCATTTGACTTAGCTGAACCACAAGATGTATTATCCAAGGTCCCTGCAAATTTCCATGAACAGTTAGCTTCGTCAAAATGGAAAGAGCGAAAGGAAGCGCTGGAGGCTCTATACACCTGTGTCAATGTTCCTAGAATTAAAGATGCCGATTTTGGCTTGATAGTTCACGGTCTGGCAAAATGTATGAAGGACGCTAACATTGCAGTTGTCACTCAAGCTGCACAGTGTGTTGAAGTTTTAGCTCAAGGTTTACGGAAGGGGTTCGCCAAATATAGATCCGTCATTCAAAGCCCCATTATGGAGAGattaaaagagaagaaggcatCCGTTTCAGATGCTCTGGGTGCAGCACTTGATCAGGTATTTGCAGCAACAAGTTTGACTGAATGTTTGGAGGAAACCCTTGAGTTCTTGAAACACAAGAATCCTCAAGTTAAAGAGGGTACCGTCAAGTTCTTGATCAGATCGCTCAGGACAACTCGAGACGCTCCCTCCAAAGCCGAAGTGACTCAGATTTCAGAAGCTGCAAAGAAGTTGCTCGCGGAATCGAGCGAAGTACTGAGATCCAGTGGAGCTGAAGTATTGGGTACGATAATGAAGATCATGGGCGAGCGTGCAATGGGACCACACCTTGAAGGACTGGATGATATTCGGAAAACTAAAATCAAGGAATTCTTCGACACTGCAGAAGTCAAGGCAAAGGATAAGCCTAAGCCTCCACCCGCCCCTGTAGCCCCTAAAGCTGCCCCAGCAGCAGGTCCTAAGAAAATGGTGAAGAAGGCAGTCGCAAAAaaaccacctccaccaccaagTCAATATGCTCAACAAGCTCCGTTGGAGCCTCAGCCTACAGCAAGAAGTGCCGCTGGATTAAAGAAGCCAGGTGGTCTTGGACTAAAACCACCAGGGAAAAAAGTGGTACCACCAGCACTTGCTTCACCCAAACGTAACGCCCCATCACCAGTTcccattgaagaagaagctcCACCCCCACCTCGTGTAGGTCTAGGTCGTGGACCAGCTGGTCGATCATTGGCAAAAGCACCATCCGCTAATGCAGCTCCTCCCATGTCCTCAATGTCACCTCCACCGGATGCCGGCCTGACTGCTTTGGAGAAAGCTGAGCTGGAAGAACTGCGATTGGATAAAGATCGATTATTACGCCAAGCTGACGAAATGCGCCAAGAACGCTCGAGACTATTTTCggaaattcaagaattgaagaatcaaaatgCACAGTTGATAGAGGATCATACACGAGACGttttatcaatcaaagcaAAGGAAACTCAACTTGTTCGTTCGAGAGCAGATGCCGAAACGGCGGAAGCAATGTGTGCGCAATTAAGGAGAGAGCAAAACAGATTGAAGCATGCTTTGTCAGCCGCTGAGAGAGCCAGTAATCACAGCCCATCGAGAGGATTATCGAGCCCCGTACGTGATGGAGCACATGATGAAGTTGGGAGTCACCGTGAATCTATGTATGGCGCTCCTTCAGATAGTGGACGCCAAGATTACAGAAGTCGCCCTCGCATGTCTATCACATCTTCAATTGGAGAAGATAATTCAAACGGGGCTGGTCCTTACGGTCGAAATATGTTAAGTCCTGATTTGGAGCCTGCAAGTAATGGAAGATCAAGTGCTGCTAGTGGTAGTGGCAGGGCTAGCCCAGCACCACCATCTTACACAAGTGATCGCATGTCTAGAACCGGTAGTATTCCTAGTGGCAATGGAACGGGTGTAGAAAGCTGGAAGAGGGCTGCCGAGGTCACAAGCGCTTTGAAGGCAAAAATTGAGCTTATGAAG GCACGACAAAACATATCCAAACACTAA
- the Bcscp1 gene encoding Bcscp1 encodes MIMASVTNLDNDVNSKRGDRVTPAAVNEVRNFIEESLGETLPDVGDDVRFGTYNILAALKDGVALCKLAAMIDPMKVRGFKPKATMPFIQRENIALFLSACEKPPLSLPAHDRFLTVDLYDGKDPAQVLQGIAAFSRAANRVEPSKFPNPIGAKSRGGVVSPQVTGQYLGTGYSNRGRVASAAGAPSSSHKPATLTASRTGGSDSGRRSPSRFGAPTSPNSVSSWSKKSDESATSPAWNIAQYGYMGGASQGNMGVSFGGRRQITNAGPTVPSLAEKEKKRKEKEAEDKRLKLEAEEEERRRVVAEEERARVEEERKFAEETEKLRQKTLNEKREWDEQERRWKAEEDRRKQDESEAESRAADERKRLRGTSDTRLQGQFLSQYQAENGLNQKSQRTDSSEADRIRQLEHELAEARDRERRYQAERVSKHKTGDREAIQDHDLTLRLKEESSKARPRSRSRPRLPSRKDTDETWSEEAAPPVKPPRPLPEPTANPIKPQRTGEARPLPDPANYTSPTYKAPNRTDRFLSSNPPPTPPRPTTTYSNEIGTFSSNAERDAEDRRRIESQTKTKAGGWASKSLLEKEMEMERQRQQEWEESQKELKNKVPGGDGIDGIGGGIGGKWDVNQWTGYTGGDGQNKGAQGIGAGRRQIVGPRPPVHGGQ; translated from the exons ATGATCATGGCTTCGGTAACAAATCTCGACAATGATGTCAATAGCAAGCGGGGTGATCGAGTTACACCAGCTGCTGTGAACGAAGTCAGGAATTTCATCGAAGAATCTCTGGGAGAGACTTTACCTGATGTTGGAGACGATGTACGATTTGGCACGTATAACATACTGGCTGCACTGAAAGATGGCGTAGCACTTTGCAA ACTTGCAGCGATGATCGATCCTATGAAAGTACGTGGATTTAAACCTAAAGCAACGATGCCTTTTATACAACGAGAGAACATCGCTTTGTTTCTCAGCGCATGCGAAAAGCCACCGTTAAGTCTACCTGCGCACGATAGATTTCTCACGGTCGACCTCTACGATGGAAAGGACCCCGCGCAAGTACTTCAAGGTATCGCTGCATTTAGCAGAGCTGCAAACCGAGTGGAACCTTCGAAATTTCCTAACCCTATCGGCGCCAAATCTCGTGGCGGTGTTGTGAGCCCGCAGGTTACTGGACAATATCTTGGAACTGGGTACAGCAACCGAGGAAGGGTAGCTTCAGCCGCTGGCGCTCCATCATCAAGTCACAAGCCTGCAACTTTGACGGCTTCGAGAACTGGTGGTTCGGATAGTGGTAGGAGAAGTCCTAGCAGATTTGGTGCGCCAACATCACCTAATTCTGTCAGCAGCTGGAGTAAGAAATCCGACGAGAGTGCCACGTCTCCAGCCTGGAACATTGCGCAATATGGATATATGGGAGGTGCGAGCCAAGGTAATATGGGAGTTTCATTTGGTGGTAGAAGACAAATTACAAACGCTGGTCCGACCGTTCCGAGTCTCGccgaaaaagagaagaagcgaaaggaaaaagaagcagaagataAACGATTGAAGCTTGAAGCCGAAGAAGAGGAGCGACGAAGAGTTGTGGCCGAAGAGGAAAGGGCTCgtgtggaagaagaaagaaaatttgcCGAAGAAACCGAAAAGTTGCGACAAAAAACATTGAACGAAAAACGAGAATGGGATGAACAAGAGCGCAGATGGAAAGCAGAGGAAGATCGTAGAAAGCAAGATGAGTCTGAAGCAGAGAGTAGAGCTGCAGATGAGCGAAAGAGATTAAGGGGCACCAGCGACACCCGATTACAGGGACAATTCCTCAGTCAATATCAAGCTGAGAATGGTTTGAACCAAAAGAGCCAGAGAACTGATTCTAGCGAGGCCGACAGAATTAGACAGTTGGAACACGAACTAGCAGAAGCTCGTGATCGAGAGCGTCGATATCAAGCAGAAAGGGTTTCAAAACATAAGACTGGCGACCGAGAAGCCATCCAAGATCATGATTTAACATTGCGACTTAAGGAGGAGTCATCAAAAGCTCGTCCAAGATCTCGTAGTCGCCCTCGTTTACCATCACGAAAGGATACTGATGAAACATGGAG TGAAGAGGCAGCACCGCCAGTTAAACCTCCTCGTCCATTGCCAGAACCAACGGCAAATCCCATTAAGCCTCAACGCACCGGTGAAGCAAGACCTCTACCCGATCCAGCAAACTATACATCTCCAACCTATAAGGCTCCGAACCGCACCGACcgtttcctttcctccaacCCTCCACCAACCCCACCGAGACCAACCACAACCTATTCGAATGAAATAGGAACGTTTTCTAGCAATGCCGAACGCGATGCAGAAGATCGTCGCCGTATTGAATCACAAACTAAAACCAAAGCTGGCGGATGGGCTTCCAAATCTCttttggaaaaggaaatggagatggaaagacaACGACAACAAGAATGGGAAGAGAGTCAGAAGGAACTCAAGAATAAAGTTCCAGGGGGCGATGGAATCGATGGTATTGGAGGAGGTATTGGAGGGAAGTGGGATGTTAATCAATGGACGGGCTATACCGGTGGCGATGGACAAAACAAGGGAGCTCAAGGTATTGGAGCTGGTAGACGACAAATTGTGGGGCCGAGACCACCAGTACACGGAGGACAATAG
- the Bcscp1 gene encoding Bcscp1, with the protein MIMASVTNLDNDVNSKRGDRVTPAAVNEVRNFIEESLGETLPDVGDDVRFGTYNILAALKDGVALCKLAAMIDPMKVRGFKPKATMPFIQRENIALFLSACEKPPLSLPAHDRFLTVDLYDGKDPAQVLQGIAAFSRAANRVEPSKFPNPIGAKSRGGVVSPQVTGQYLGTGYSNRGRVASAAGAPSSSHKPATLTASRTGGSDSGRRSPSRFGAPTSPNSVSSWSKKSDESATSPAWNIAQYGYMGGASQGNMGVSFGGRRQITNAGPTVPSLAEKEKKRKEKEAEDKRLKLEAEEEERRRVVAEEERARVEEERKFAEETEKLRQKTLNEKREWDEQERRWKAEEDRRKQDESEAESRAADERKRLRGTSDTRLQGQFLSQYQAENGLNQKSQRTDSSEADRIRQLEHELAEARDRERRYQAERVSKHKTGDREAIQDHDLTLRLKEESSKARPRSRSRPRLPSRKDTDETWRQDERDYLRKQWSSHTTSEEAAPPVKPPRPLPEPTANPIKPQRTGEARPLPDPANYTSPTYKAPNRTDRFLSSNPPPTPPRPTTTYSNEIGTFSSNAERDAEDRRRIESQTKTKAGGWASKSLLEKEMEMERQRQQEWEESQKELKNKVPGGDGIDGIGGGIGGKWDVNQWTGYTGGDGQNKGAQGIGAGRRQIVGPRPPVHGGQ; encoded by the exons ATGATCATGGCTTCGGTAACAAATCTCGACAATGATGTCAATAGCAAGCGGGGTGATCGAGTTACACCAGCTGCTGTGAACGAAGTCAGGAATTTCATCGAAGAATCTCTGGGAGAGACTTTACCTGATGTTGGAGACGATGTACGATTTGGCACGTATAACATACTGGCTGCACTGAAAGATGGCGTAGCACTTTGCAA ACTTGCAGCGATGATCGATCCTATGAAAGTACGTGGATTTAAACCTAAAGCAACGATGCCTTTTATACAACGAGAGAACATCGCTTTGTTTCTCAGCGCATGCGAAAAGCCACCGTTAAGTCTACCTGCGCACGATAGATTTCTCACGGTCGACCTCTACGATGGAAAGGACCCCGCGCAAGTACTTCAAGGTATCGCTGCATTTAGCAGAGCTGCAAACCGAGTGGAACCTTCGAAATTTCCTAACCCTATCGGCGCCAAATCTCGTGGCGGTGTTGTGAGCCCGCAGGTTACTGGACAATATCTTGGAACTGGGTACAGCAACCGAGGAAGGGTAGCTTCAGCCGCTGGCGCTCCATCATCAAGTCACAAGCCTGCAACTTTGACGGCTTCGAGAACTGGTGGTTCGGATAGTGGTAGGAGAAGTCCTAGCAGATTTGGTGCGCCAACATCACCTAATTCTGTCAGCAGCTGGAGTAAGAAATCCGACGAGAGTGCCACGTCTCCAGCCTGGAACATTGCGCAATATGGATATATGGGAGGTGCGAGCCAAGGTAATATGGGAGTTTCATTTGGTGGTAGAAGACAAATTACAAACGCTGGTCCGACCGTTCCGAGTCTCGccgaaaaagagaagaagcgaaaggaaaaagaagcagaagataAACGATTGAAGCTTGAAGCCGAAGAAGAGGAGCGACGAAGAGTTGTGGCCGAAGAGGAAAGGGCTCgtgtggaagaagaaagaaaatttgcCGAAGAAACCGAAAAGTTGCGACAAAAAACATTGAACGAAAAACGAGAATGGGATGAACAAGAGCGCAGATGGAAAGCAGAGGAAGATCGTAGAAAGCAAGATGAGTCTGAAGCAGAGAGTAGAGCTGCAGATGAGCGAAAGAGATTAAGGGGCACCAGCGACACCCGATTACAGGGACAATTCCTCAGTCAATATCAAGCTGAGAATGGTTTGAACCAAAAGAGCCAGAGAACTGATTCTAGCGAGGCCGACAGAATTAGACAGTTGGAACACGAACTAGCAGAAGCTCGTGATCGAGAGCGTCGATATCAAGCAGAAAGGGTTTCAAAACATAAGACTGGCGACCGAGAAGCCATCCAAGATCATGATTTAACATTGCGACTTAAGGAGGAGTCATCAAAAGCTCGTCCAAGATCTCGTAGTCGCCCTCGTTTACCATCACGAAAGGATACTGATGAAACATGGAGGCAAGATGAACGAGACTACCTTCGTAAACAATGGAGCTCACATACTACTAGTGAAGAGGCAGCACCGCCAGTTAAACCTCCTCGTCCATTGCCAGAACCAACGGCAAATCCCATTAAGCCTCAACGCACCGGTGAAGCAAGACCTCTACCCGATCCAGCAAACTATACATCTCCAACCTATAAGGCTCCGAACCGCACCGACcgtttcctttcctccaacCCTCCACCAACCCCACCGAGACCAACCACAACCTATTCGAATGAAATAGGAACGTTTTCTAGCAATGCCGAACGCGATGCAGAAGATCGTCGCCGTATTGAATCACAAACTAAAACCAAAGCTGGCGGATGGGCTTCCAAATCTCttttggaaaaggaaatggagatggaaagacaACGACAACAAGAATGGGAAGAGAGTCAGAAGGAACTCAAGAATAAAGTTCCAGGGGGCGATGGAATCGATGGTATTGGAGGAGGTATTGGAGGGAAGTGGGATGTTAATCAATGGACGGGCTATACCGGTGGCGATGGACAAAACAAGGGAGCTCAAGGTATTGGAGCTGGTAGACGACAAATTGTGGGGCCGAGACCACCAGTACACGGAGGACAATAG